The DNA sequence GCCGCCAGCGACTTCGCCGGGCATGTGGTGCTCGAGGTGACCACCTCAGGGGCTCGCACCCGGGCTGAGCGCGAGGCTCTGCTCAGTGAGTCGCTAAAGTTCGCCAGGACCCACCTGCTGCGCTGAGAGAAGAGCAACGATGATTCCCCGCTTCGGTGACGTGATGGCGTTGCGTCCACTCGGTGACGGCCAGGGCTTCGAGGGAAACCTCAACGAACACTGGACGATTGGTCCCAAGATCCACGGCGGCGTCATGCTGGCGCTGTGCGCCAAGGCGGCGCGTGAGTTCTATGGGGATAGCGGCGGGCTGGGGGTACCGCCCGGCCGAAGGCCAGGGGGAGAGCGAAGCGACCCGGGGATAGGTTCCGGCGGGCAGGAGCGAAGCGACCCGGGGATAGGTACAGCGTTTGAACCCGTCGCAGTGTCGGCGGACTTCCTGTCGGCACCCGATCCCGGTGCGGTGCAATTGATCACCACGGTGCGCAAACGCGGGCGCCGGATCGGTCTGGTGGATGTCGAACTGAAGCAAGGGGAACGCACCTGTGTTCGCGCCGCCATCACCCTCGGTGAGCCGGAGCACCTCGTTGAGCCGTTGTTGTCGGTCAACCCGGTGACGCCGGTGATGAGTCCCGAACCGCCGCCCGGCATCGAGCCGATCGGCCCCGGCCATCCCGCCGCCGACATCAACCACCTCGCGCGCGGCTGCGACATCCGGTCGGACCTGACCCAGACCTTCGCCGAGTCCGGTGCGCCGTTCTTCAAGATCTGGGTGCGGCCCAAAGAGGGTCCGGTGGATGTCCTCTTCGCTCTCATGTGCGGCGATATCTCGCTGCCGGTGTCCTATGCCGTCGACCGGCGAGGCTGGGCGCCCACCGTGCAGCTGACGGCCTATCTGCGCGGCCTGCCGGCCGACGGTTGGTTGCGCGTGGCGTGCACTGCGACGCAGATCGGCCAGGACTGGTTCGACGAGGACCACACGGTGGTCGACAGCACCGGCCGCCTCATCGTGCAGACGCGCCAACTGGCGTTGGTGCCAACGCAGTAAGGACCCGACAAGGCATTAGGGTCTGCCCATGGCCAGAATCGCGATCATCGGCGGCGGCAGTATGGGCGAGGCTCTCCTTGCGGGGCTCCTCCGATCGGGGCGGCAGGTCAAGGACCTGACCGTGACCGAGCGGGTGCCCGACCGGGCCCGCTACCTGTCCGAGAAGTACGCCGTGCGGGTGGCCTCGGTCGCCGAAGCGGTGGAAACCGCCTCCTTCGTCATCGTCGCGGTCAAACCGGCCGATGCCGAATCGGTGATCGCCGAGATCGCCGAGGCCGCCGCCCAAGCCGAGAGCAATAGTGTCGAGCAGGTTTTCGTCTCGGTGGTCGCCGGGGTGACGATCGGGTTCTACGAGGCCCGGTTGCCCGCTGGCAGCCCGGTGGTGCGGGTGATGCCCAATGCCCCCGCCCTGGTGGGCGCCGGCGTCAGCGCGCTGGCCAAGGGCCGCTTCGCGACCGCTGACCACCTGGCCGAGGTTTCGGCATTGTTCGAGTGCGTCGGCAGCGTCCTGACCGTGTCCGAAAGCCAGCTGGACGC is a window from the Mycolicibacterium anyangense genome containing:
- the proC gene encoding pyrroline-5-carboxylate reductase — translated: MARIAIIGGGSMGEALLAGLLRSGRQVKDLTVTERVPDRARYLSEKYAVRVASVAEAVETASFVIVAVKPADAESVIAEIAEAAAQAESNSVEQVFVSVVAGVTIGFYEARLPAGSPVVRVMPNAPALVGAGVSALAKGRFATADHLAEVSALFECVGSVLTVSESQLDAVTAVSGSGPAYFFLFVEALVDAAVANGLHRSVATDLAVQTMAGSAAMLLERIEGERTAGADPGLDTSPARLRAVVTSPAGTTAAGLRELERGGIRAAVQSAIDAAKTRSEQLGITSE
- a CDS encoding thioesterase family protein — protein: MIPRFGDVMALRPLGDGQGFEGNLNEHWTIGPKIHGGVMLALCAKAAREFYGDSGGLGVPPGRRPGGERSDPGIGSGGQERSDPGIGTAFEPVAVSADFLSAPDPGAVQLITTVRKRGRRIGLVDVELKQGERTCVRAAITLGEPEHLVEPLLSVNPVTPVMSPEPPPGIEPIGPGHPAADINHLARGCDIRSDLTQTFAESGAPFFKIWVRPKEGPVDVLFALMCGDISLPVSYAVDRRGWAPTVQLTAYLRGLPADGWLRVACTATQIGQDWFDEDHTVVDSTGRLIVQTRQLALVPTQ